GACATAGTCACACGGTCCAATTGCCTGGAGTATGTTATCCTCACGCAGCTTCTCGCGCTCACTTTTTCGCGGGCCGACACGGGCACTTGTCCATATGCGCTTCATCCGCCGCTGGGTTACCGACGTAATGCCGCCCTCGGCTGTTTTGCGATCAAGCCAGACCTGGCGCGGCTCAAGCATCACCGGCCCGAAAGAGAATGGCGCAACGTCTCCCTTGGAGAACAGTGTTGTTCCGAAGGCGTACTCACGCGCGGCCAGATTGGCAACGATAGCGTTGAGTGCATAATCAAGCTTCGTAAGCAAGGCAGGTGCCTCTCCGGCCGGGTCTGACAGCGGCGTGCTGGCGACCAGCGGCCCTACGGCCCCGCGAACCCAGTTTCGCCATTCGCTCTCCTTGGCGTTCCGTGCCAGAGCCGGACGCGCCGTTTTGAGCTCATATGCGAGTTTCGTGATGAGATCATCGACCTCCTTTGTGATCTGAATCGTTCCGCCGGTCCCAGCAGGAATTAGTCGCGGGAGCTTGAAATGGTCGTCCTTGATCAGCGCCGAAGGTGACATGCCTTGCGCTTTTGCCAGCGCGGCAAGTATCTTCTCGATAATTTTTGAGGCTTTGCTCATGAATGACAGCAGCGAAGCACAAATGCAGAATTTAAACGGTTTTATTCAGAGCCGCAGACCGGAAATGTCAACTCTCAATTCCGGCGAGATTCTTTTCGAAGGCATTATTGGATGCCCGCTTCCAAAGGCCGGAGCCGGTACTCGTCAGGAGAGAGCTGCCTGATGCTTCGAGCGGGAGTTCCGGCGTTCAGCCACCTCGGGATTCCGAAGAGCCACCGGCATACGGTCGTGATAAGGTGCCACCAACTCGACCGGTTCGTCGGTCAGTATGGCAAAAGGCGCAACTTCACACCTTTGACTACCGCATGCGCGGAACGATTCGGCGGCGGCAAGGATTCGTGCCGCAGGAGCGATCTCGCATGCTGAAGAACGACGCCGGCGATCTGCACCCTGCGCGGATGAGCCGTCCACGTGCGTCAGGAGGCCGGCGCCATCGACGAAGCGAGGAGCATGGCTGGGCAAGTGCTCGGGCCTACCTGAACGCTAGGAAACGTGCGTCGATCTTGCGGCAGCATCCACCGGACGGCGTTTTCGCGGATCGGGCATCGCGGAGAACGACGATGCCCCTCGATTCGATCGGTGATATCCGCCCTGAGTGCGCTGACCAGGCTTTAGAGGGGAAGTTTACACTTGACCCGACACGCTAAAGAATCTGACGCTATGGACGGTGCTTCGGGCGGAAGCGCCTGTGGTTACTTCCCAGATGAGGAGGACCGGGGAAGAGTGCTTGCCATAGTTGGTTGATCTCCGAGAACCAGCCTGCGTGGTGGAGCAGGTTTATCTGGCAATGACGGCCTGTATTGCTCGCCATCGTCCCAAATGATCAGCCCGCCAGTAGGCAGAGCCACGCGCCACATGAAGAGCCGAAAACCGAAGTTCGTGAGTTGATCGATATCGTTTGCGATATTGCGCAGCTCGGAGATGTCTAGGCTGATGAAATTGTTTTGGTCAGGGCTTTTCTTCGAGGCTTTAGCCAGCGTGAGGTGGGAAAGGTCCGCCTCTTTGGGCCATGCATTGTGAGCTTTCGAGTGCATAAGGATGTTTCGGTTTTCGGTGGCGATGCCGTACCCGGAAATGAAATGCTCAAATAGCTCGCCGAATGCTAGTGGTTCTGTCTCGGCGGCCTTTAGTGCAACCTCCATCCGTTCAGCGTTGTTGAGCTTGGAGAATACTAATTTGCCAACCTCGAACTTATGCATGTTCAAGAAGAACAGGCGGTAGAACTGGCCCTCCAACTCATTGTAGTTTGCAGCTATGACGCCCATGGCATGCATATGGTGAAACAGGCGCGGATTGTACTTCCAATCCCAGCACCAGGGCGCGACGTTTTTGAAGAGTTTCGCTAGCAGCCCTCCAGTATAATTGTCGTCAGTGGCTTCTGTCATGGCTGATGCACCTAAAGAATATTCGGAGAAGCGAAGCTGCGCTAGGCTCAAATGGTAGCGAACCGCGGAAGGAAAACCCCAAGGTGAAGAAGCCCGCCCGACAAGGCGGGCCCTGGAGGTTCAAAGAAACAAAACAGCCGGCACCTTGAACTATTGCGCGTTGTCGGCCGTTAGCTACGCAGGCGGGTCGAAGTGCATCATAGCTCTATCAAATAGGGCATGAGGTTAAAGATATCCCGGTCTCGTATTTTCCCTCGAATGCGAGCGGAGAGTTTTTCCGTATCAGAAACGAGATACAAGTCTTTCGTGGCGTTGAAACGGGAATCGACATAGATGCGCGAACAAAATGAGTCGATAGATTCTGCCGTGCGAACGATTACGAACGAGGTTGTGTCTCCCCACCAATCGCCCGTCTTTTTTACTTGCTCCATGAAACTGGAGTAACGTGATTGGTAGTCGGTGTCGTATTCGAGATCAAAGCTTACTGCGAAGACGGCCATTCTGGCCCCTCTCTGATGTGGGGCCACTATTGACTGCTGACGAATCCGGACTCATTGTCCGGCTGTTGGTATCGCCAATGCCCGCTAGCAGCCCCTAGCTGCGTTATGCGGGTTCGAGAGGGAGCCCCGGCAAGGGCCCCTCTCGAATCATGGTTCGAGTATAGCCTGATTCCCGTAGTGGTAGTCCGCGTTCCGGCTTTGTGCGGGTTTTGCACAACTTGCGCGTTCGCTTTCGGCCGAATTGCTTCTTCAATTTCGGTGACAGCGCACTGAAATTGCAGGGCGCGTTGCTGCTCCGCAACGTTGACCGTCTGAAGCCTAAACCTTCCGATAAGTCACATGCGCCGTCGCAAATGAAATACCCGTACGCCCGGCGCTTCCGCGCACGATGCAGGCGCGATCGTCGATCGCGTAGAATAGGATGTTGGGGTTGGCATCGGCCGCCGACCAGTCATCGAAGTTCAGCCTGAACGACTTGCCATCGCCCTCGGGCGTGTCGTGTGTGTAGGTCTAATGGAAGGCGCAACCGGCCTGCTCGCCGGTGGCGTCGCCTTCCAGGCGATTTTCATGGCCGGTGTATTGGCCTTTGCCCAGCTTGTGAATCGTCCAGCGCAGCGTGTCGCTGTGGCCGTCATCGAAGGTGTGGGTTTCGGTCAGGACGACCGTGTTGGTGTCCGCGTCCAATTCGCCATGCGCCGTGATCGACGCGCGTTTCAGGAGCCCGCCGACGAGGCTTTCGACCACCGCCCATCCTTCCAGGCGGCCGATAAAAACTGCTCCGGGAGAAACCTGGGCGCGGTGCCGGCGAACGCATCTATGGCCATGGCTTTCCTTTCGAAACCGACGACGACATAAGCCGCCTCTCGGCACCTGATTCCCCGGGAGGAAACCTGTCGGCTATTGCGGCAGCAAGCCGGTCCGAGATTTGTGCGTCGGTCAGGCGCCTTCGCCCGCCGATTTGACGCCATCGATCACGAGCCGGCGCAGCCAGACCGCGCCGGGATCGTCGTGACTTCGTTCGTGCCAGAGCAGGCGATAGCCGTAGGGCGTCACCTGCGCCGGCGGTTTCAGCATCACGAGGCCGAGTCGCGGCGCAAGCTGCCGGGCCGCCCGCGAGGGCATCGTCACCAGGTAATCCGACGCTGCCGTGATCACCGCGGCCGTTGCGAAATATGGCACACGCAACGCGACGTGCCGCTTGTAGCCGCGCTCGGCCAAGGCCGTATCGATCGGTCCGCCCTGCCCGCCGAAAATGCTGACCACGATGTGCGGCCAGGTCGTGAACAGCTTGATCGGCAGCACGTCCTTCGCCCCCCGCAGCTCCTTCAGCAAAGGATGCCCTTGCCGGATCAGCGTCACGAAACTTTCGCGGAACAGCTCGCGCGCCCGAAACGAGCCGGATACCGGGTTATCGGCATACAGCACGAAATCGACCTGACCGTCAGCGAGCATGCGAAACACGTCACGTGAGAAGCTGACGATTTCGATCGCCGCACCGGGTGCCTCGCGCGCGAAGCGGGCGGCGACATTGGGCAGGATGGCGAGCGCTCCATAATCGGTCGTCGCGATACGGAAGATGCGATCGGTGGCGGAAGGATAGAACTTCGGCTTGTGAAGAAATGTCTCGACGCCGCCGAGCAGGGTCGCCAGCGGCTCGCGCATCGCCTCGGCGCGGAGCGTCGGCATCATGCCGCTTGCCGCCTTCACCATCAACCGGTCGCCGAACAGGCGCCGCAGCTTTGCCAGCGCGCGGCTGATCGCCGGCTGGCTGCTGCCGAGGCGCTCAGCGGCGCGCGTGACACTGCCGGTCTCGAGCAGCGCATGCAATACCACCAGCAGATTGAGGTCGACTTTCGCCAAATCCATCGTGCGCATAACGTAAATTCTATCATGATATTTGTGGATGACGCCAGGTTGACATACGTTGCCTTCCATCGCCGCTACGCCGGAGACGCCGTTATGCCATCACATCTAAACATCACGCGCCGCCTCCTGCTCGCCGGCAGCGCGGCCGGAGCGATGACGCCGCTGCTGGGCATGCCGGCAGCGATCGCGCAAACGCAGGCGCCTAAGACCAATTCCGGCCACTACAGCTTTCGGGTCGGCGATATCAAGGCGACCGTCGTCAGCGACGGCACGCTGAGCGGCAATCCGCGCATCTACGCCTCTACCGCGCAGGCGGAGGAACTCGGCAGGACGTTGAGCGATGCGTTCTTGCCGACCGATACTTTCAGGCTCAACCTGAACACGCTTCTGCTGGAAATCGGTCAGGCGAATCCTGATCGAGGCAGGTGCAGCGCAAACACTCGGCCCCGATGGCGGACATCTGTTCCGCAATCTTGCGGCGATCGGCGTGCAGCCCGAACACGTCGACGCCATCGTGATCACCCATACCCATCCCGATCACGTCGGCAATCTCAGCCGCGCCGACGGATCGAGCGCTTTTCCAAAGGCGACCGTCTATATTCCCGAAGACGATTTTGCGTTCTTCATCCGCAATGAGCCGGACCTGTCGCGGCTGCCTATGCCGGAAGACTTCCGCCGCGCCTTCATCGCGAATATCAAGCGCAGCGTGGCACCGGTCGCCAAGTCTGCCGTGCTGTACCGGCCGGGCAGCGAATTGTTGCCGGGCATCACGACGATCGCCGCCGGTGGCCACACGCCGGGCATGTCGGCGATCCTGGTGCATTCCGGCGCGCAAGCATTGCTGATCACGTCCGACGCCGCCTATAGCCCCCTGCTCAACATCGACAATGCCTGGCGGCCCGGTCCTGATCTCGATCCTGACTCCGCCTTGCAGTCGCGCAGGCGCCTGTTCGACCGCGCCGCGACGGACCGCATCCCGGTGCTTGGGTTCCATTTTCCGTTCCCGGGCATCGGCAACATCAGAAAAACGGACAACGGCTATCGCTGGGTGACGGCGAGCTGGCGGTTCGACGGCTGAGCTGGTCACGCCCTGAGGTCGTGCCGCCCAACCCTAAACCTTCCGATACGTCACATGCCCCGTCGCGAACGGGATGCCCGCACGCCCGGCACTTCCGCGAACGATGCACGCGCGATCGTCGATCGCGTAGAACAAATCATCGAAGTTCAGCTTGAACGACTTGCCATCGCCCTGGGGCGTGTCGCGCGTGTATTTCCAATGGAAGGCGCAACCGGCCTGCTCGCCGGTGGCTTCGCCTTCCAGGCGGTTTTCGTGGCCGGTGTATCGGCCGTCGCCCAGCTTGTGAATCGTCCAGCGCAGCGTGTCGCTGTGGCCGTCATCGAAGGTGTAGGTTTCGGTCAAGACGACGGTGTCGGTGTCCGCATCCAGCTCGCCATGAGCGGTAATCGACGCGCGCTTCAGGACCCCGCCGACAAGGCTTTCGACCACCGCCCATCCTTCCAGGCGGCCGACGAAGAACTGCTCGGGGAGAAACACCGGCGTGGTGCCGGCGAACGCATCAATGGCCATGGCGAGTCCTCAGAGACCGATGACGACATAAGTCGCCCCTCAACACTGGGTTCCTCGGGACAAAACTGCTGGCTCCGCGGAGGCCTGCAGCACCGCCATTCCGTCGCGGCCGGATTTCCAGTGCGGCCCGCGCGGCTCGCTCCGCGCTTCTATTGCTTTTTGGTGGTGGCTTGCTCCAAGGCCTTCTTGCGGCGTGCGCGGAGGGAGGCCCGCCTTTTCATTCGCCTGGTCTGGTGTGCCGGGCCCGTTGCCGAAGGTTTCGACGCATCTGCCGGCGGTGTTGCGGGCGTGCTCGGCGTCGCCGCGGTTTGAGCTTCAGCCTGCGACGCCGTGAGACATGCAGACGACGCAAAAAGTCCAAACACAGCCGCGGATCCAAGAAAGCCGAGTGCGTTTCGGCGACAGACCTGTTTCAGCTCGGAACGCTCGCCCATTTCATGCTCCAATATGCCGTCTCCAGGGGAATGCACCGAAACCCGGGAGCAAGCTCTTGATATGGATCAACCGATACGCGCGTGTCGCTATGGCTGTCAGCGAAGATGCAGGCTTCAGTCAGCACGACGATATCGGTGTCCGCGTTGATCTCGCCATGAGCCGTGATAGCCCCGCGCTTCAGGAGCCTGCCGACAGGCTCTCGCCCCCCGCCAGCGCCTCGCATTCTCCACAGGGCATGGGAACACGTGGACAATTCGCAGCCCTGCCGTTTGGGAATCGCTGACCCGTGCTAACCGCCGGGAACGAGCAGGCGGGCGGGCGGATTCGTCCCGGCGAGGAGCGTTCTCATGCTGATGACGAGGGACAGACGGCCGGCGATCCGCACGCTGCGGGGATGGGCCATCCATGTGCTGCAGGAGGCCGGCGCCATCCACGACTGCGAGGAGCACGGCTGGGCCAAGGATCGTGCCGACCCGCACGCGCTCGCACACGCCATCGATCTTGCCCGCGAGGCGCCGCCGGCCGGCCTCTCGCCCGACGACGCGATCGCGGAGCTGCGCGATGTCCTGGACTCGATCGGAGACACCTGTCCGGAGTGCCGGGACGGAGATTGCTGAGCCAGCACCGAGCGGGAGATCCGGTTTCCGCATGGAGAGACGGGGACAGTGCACTCAAGAACTCCGCTTTCTTCTGCGTTCTTCGGTCGCATTTGCGTAAGAGCTGGTGACCAACTCCGATGAGCCGACGATGAGACCACGGTCCCTCCGCGAGGGCAGCCTAACTCGCCGGGCGAAAGGATTGCCTCCGGGCGCACGCCAGTTAGATTGAGGACTCGCCCCGAGACACCTGAACGGTGAATACGGAGACGACTCATGAAACTCGCGCGTGACGGGATCCAGCTCTCCTTCGACATCGCCGGGGCGGGACCGCTTCAATTCCTCTTCGTCCATGGCCTGGGCGGGGACCGCACGCATTTCGCGCCGCAGATGGCGTATTTCGCTCGTCAAGGTCGAGCGTTGAATGCCGAGCTGCGGGGGCATGGTGAGAGCGACAAGCCGCAACAGGCCTATTCGATCGAAGGCTTTGCCGACGATCTCGTCTGGCTGTGCAACCGGCAGCAGATCACGAAGCCGGTCATCGTGGGTCAGAGCATGGGTGGCAATATGGCGCTCGAGATCGCCGCCCGCTATCCGGACTTTCCTGCAGGCCTGGTGCTGCTCGATTCAGGGGTGCTCTTCCCTGCCTCGGCAGGGACGGTTTTTGCCGGGTATCTGGAAGGCTTGAAGGGCGCGAATTTTGCGGACGAGGTGCGCAGAATCGTGGCGGACTCCTGTCTGCCGACTGACAGATGCCGCGCCCATGTCGAACAGACCTTTCTGGCGACACCACAGCACGTGCTGGTCTCCACGTTTACAAGTCTGTTTCCCTGGGATGTGCATCGGGCGCGCGCGTGCGCCCAGGCCTGCCAGGTCCCGGTGCTCTACATCGAGGCGGCCCATCGGCTGGCGGACCTGGATCGTTTTGCGGCATTGTGCCCGCGACTGATCACCGCCAAGGCGGTCGGCTCCGGGCATTTCCTGTCGCTCGAAGTGCCGGAGCAGATCAACCCGATGATCGATCGGTTTATCTCGCTATACGTGCGAGGACCCGGGTAGCTTCGTCGCGGCCGGGCACTGCGGCGGGCATCAACCGGCGCGGATAAACCTGGGGACCAGGGACATACGATTCGCCCAGCGGTGCACTCGGGTGCTTCAAGCCGACTTCCGCCGGGCCCCCGCCGCTGGCTTCTTCGCCGCCGCTTCCTTCGGCTGCTTCTTGCCGGCGATCGGCATCAGCATCTCCTTCTGGCCGGCCGCCGCCTTCCTCGGCTTCTTAGCCGGCTTGTCTGCCTTCGCGGGCGCGGCCTCCTTGCCGACGCTGCGCCGCAGCGCCTCCATGAGGTCGACGACGTTCTCGCCCTTGGGCCGCTCCTTCGGCCGGATCACCTTGCCGGCGCGCTTCTCGTTGATCAGCTCTATCAGCGCGGTCTCGTAATGGTCCTCGAACTTCTCGGGCTCGAAGCGTCCGGCCTTCTGGTTGACGATGTGCCGGGCGAGATCGAGCATGTCCTTGGTGACCTTCACGTCCTGGATCTCGTCAAAGTATTCCTGCTCGCTGCGCACCTCGTAGGGGTAGCGCAGGAGCGTGCCGACGAGGCCCTTGTCCATCGGCTCCAGCGCGATGATGTGCTCGCGGTTGGTGAGCACCACGCGCCCGATCGCGACCTTGTCCATCTCGCGGATGGTCTCGCGGATCACCGCGAAGGCGTCGTGGCCGACCTTGCCGTCCGGGCGGATGTAATAGGGGCGGATCAGATAGCGCGGGTCGATGTCGGACCTTGCAACGAACTCGTCGATCTCGATGGTGCGCGTGGACTCCAGCGCGATCTCCTCGAGCTCCTCCTTGGAGACCTCGATATACTGGCCCTTCTCGAGCTCGTAGCCCTTGACGATGTCCTCGTTCGTGACCTCGTCGCCGGTCTCCGCGTCCACCTTCAGGTATTTGATGCGGTGGCCGGTCTGCCGGTTGAGCTGGTTGAACGAGATCTTCTCGCTCTCTGAGGTGGCGGGATAGAGCGCCACGGGACAGGTGACGAGGGACAGTCTCAGGAAGCCTTTCCAATTGGCGCGGGGGGCCATGTACGCAGAACTCCGGTTCGAGGCGGCTTGGATTCAAGACGAACGGCCGGCTTGGGTTCCGACATGGCCTGTGCAGAAAACGGCAGAACATCCGTCAACCGACCGCATCTGGCCTCGGCCGGATCAGTTTGGGCCGAAAACAGCGGGAATCGCTTGTTTTTCTGGTGCCTCGTGGACCTGATCGACGTCAATGCCTCACCAGCTGCCCTTCGGCGGCAGCAAAACGGACGGGCGCTACGGCTGAGTTGTGACGAGCGGCGGGCGGCGAACATCTTGGAGCAGCAGGGCCCTGCTCAACTCGCCTTCCTGATCCGCGGTCCCTTGAGGAAATCGGAAAAGGCCTTGAGCGTCGCCTCCGAGACGTGGTGCTCGATGCCTTCGGCATCCGCCTCGGCGGCCTCCCTGGGCACGCCGAGCGCGAGCAGCACTTCGAGAACGAGACGGTGGCGGGCGCGCACGCGCCTTGCGAGCGCCTCGCCTTTCTCGGTCAGGAAAATGCCGCGATAGGGACGCGCCGTGGCGAGATCCTCGCGCTTCAGCCGCGCGATCGTGTTGATCGCGGTGGGATGCGACACCCCCAATCGGCGCGCGATGTCGGTGGCGCGCGCCTCACCCGTCGATTCGATCAGATCGGCGATCAACTCGACATAGTCTTCCAGGATCGCCGTCGACCGCGCGGTGCGGGCCTTCCCGAAGCGTCGCGCCTGTGCCTGTTCCGTCGGCAGGGCATGCAGCGAGGGCTTGCGAGTCGGTGAAGCCTTCCGGCTCATGGGAGAATCCGCATTCATGGCCGATCGACCATGGGCTCGCCGGCAGGACATTGCAAGCTGACGAATTGCCCCTGTCGCCTTCCTGCAACAGCCTCGCAATTGCAACAGCCCCGCCTTGACATCGTAGCAAATGCCTCGCAATTGTAGCTTAAGCTACATATTGGTGTCGTTGCTATGCGTTGAGAACGCGTTGGAGGTTGGGGATGCGTGTTTGCGTTGCTCGTCGGGCCCTTTCGGGCACGACGTCGGTCGCCTTGATCTGCTTGCACGGAATCGCAGCAGCCCAGCAGGCCGCCCCTCCTTCGACCGACAGCCCGTCCAGGCCGCCCGCAGCCCAGTCCCAGCCACAAGCGACGCCGGATGCATCGAACGCGCGGCCCGCAGCAGCTCCCGCGCCGGCCCCCAGCGCGTCCGGGTCTCCGTCCACCGCCACCTCGGCGCAGCCGTCATCGCCGGCACAGGCCAACGCGCCGTCAGAGATCGAGATTCCGCAGGTTACGGTCGAAAGCCGGCAGCGCAGGCCGACCCGCCGTACCACGCGCAATGAAGCGGCTGGCCGGACCACCGCATCGCGCAGTGCACCGGCACCCGCGACACTGCCGACGGTCGCCTCCGCCGTTCCGCCTTTCGCACCATCGGCGCTGACCGGCGACCAGATCCAGACGAGCGCGAGCCCGAGCTTCGGAAACCTGTTCTTCACCGCACCCGGAGCGACCTCGGCCGGCCTGTCGACCCAGTCGTCACGCCCTGTGCTGCGCGGCCTGTCCGACGCCAAGGTCCGAATCCAGGAGAACGGCATCGGCAGCGTCGACGTCTCCGACATCGCGCAGGATCACGGCGTTCCGCTCGATCCGCTGGCGCTGCAGAGGACCGAGATCTTTCGCGGGCCGGGCGCCCTGCGCTTCGGCTCTCAGGCCGTGGGCGGCATCGTCGACGTCACCAACAACCGGATTCCGACCGCCGCGCCCGTCGGCGGAATGGCGGCGGAGCTGCGGTCGGCCGTCACCTCGGTCGACAATGGCTGGGAAAGCGGTCTGCTGCTCGACGCCGGTGCCGGCAACGCTGCCGTGCACGCCGACGTCTATGGACGCGGCGCCCAGGACTATCGGATTCCGAGCTACCCTTACCTCGCGCCGCCCAGCCCGGCACCGGCCTTCAACGGACGACAGCCGAACTCGGCGATGCAGAGCGCCGGCGCGGCGATCGGCGGCTCCTATTTGTTCGATGGCG
This genomic stretch from Bradyrhizobium daqingense harbors:
- a CDS encoding DUF3833 family protein, giving the protein MVESLVGGLLKRASITAHGELDADTNTVVLTETHTFDDGHSDTLRWTIHKLGKGQYTGHENRLEGDATGEQAGCAFH
- a CDS encoding LysR family transcriptional regulator, yielding MDLAKVDLNLLVVLHALLETGSVTRAAERLGSSQPAISRALAKLRRLFGDRLMVKAASGMMPTLRAEAMREPLATLLGGVETFLHKPKFYPSATDRIFRIATTDYGALAILPNVAARFAREAPGAAIEIVSFSRDVFRMLADGQVDFVLYADNPVSGSFRARELFRESFVTLIRQGHPLLKELRGAKDVLPIKLFTTWPHIVVSIFGGQGGPIDTALAERGYKRHVALRVPYFATAAVITAASDYLVTMPSRAARQLAPRLGLVMLKPPAQVTPYGYRLLWHERSHDDPGAVWLRRLVIDGVKSAGEGA
- a CDS encoding DUF3833 family protein, translating into MAIDAFAGTTPVFLPEQFFVGRLEGWAVVESLVGGVLKRASITAHGELDADTDTVVLTETYTFDDGHSDTLRWTIHKLGDGRYTGHENRLEGEATGEQAGCAFHWKYTRDTPQGDGKSFKLNFDDLFYAIDDRACIVRGSAGRAGIPFATGHVTYRKV
- a CDS encoding alpha/beta fold hydrolase — encoded protein: MKLARDGIQLSFDIAGAGPLQFLFVHGLGGDRTHFAPQMAYFARQGRALNAELRGHGESDKPQQAYSIEGFADDLVWLCNRQQITKPVIVGQSMGGNMALEIAARYPDFPAGLVLLDSGVLFPASAGTVFAGYLEGLKGANFADEVRRIVADSCLPTDRCRAHVEQTFLATPQHVLVSTFTSLFPWDVHRARACAQACQVPVLYIEAAHRLADLDRFAALCPRLITAKAVGSGHFLSLEVPEQINPMIDRFISLYVRGPG
- a CDS encoding Ku protein, which codes for MAPRANWKGFLRLSLVTCPVALYPATSESEKISFNQLNRQTGHRIKYLKVDAETGDEVTNEDIVKGYELEKGQYIEVSKEELEEIALESTRTIEIDEFVARSDIDPRYLIRPYYIRPDGKVGHDAFAVIRETIREMDKVAIGRVVLTNREHIIALEPMDKGLVGTLLRYPYEVRSEQEYFDEIQDVKVTKDMLDLARHIVNQKAGRFEPEKFEDHYETALIELINEKRAGKVIRPKERPKGENVVDLMEALRRSVGKEAAPAKADKPAKKPRKAAAGQKEMLMPIAGKKQPKEAAAKKPAAGARRKSA
- the mntR gene encoding manganese-binding transcriptional regulator MntR is translated as MSRKASPTRKPSLHALPTEQAQARRFGKARTARSTAILEDYVELIADLIESTGEARATDIARRLGVSHPTAINTIARLKREDLATARPYRGIFLTEKGEALARRVRARHRLVLEVLLALGVPREAAEADAEGIEHHVSEATLKAFSDFLKGPRIRKAS